One genomic segment of Impatiens glandulifera chromosome 6, dImpGla2.1, whole genome shotgun sequence includes these proteins:
- the LOC124942428 gene encoding proteasome subunit beta type-1 encodes MPKQQANWSPYDNNGGTCVAIAGADYCVIAADTRMSTGYSILTRDYSKICKLADKAYMASSGFQADVRALQKVLAARHLTYQHQHNKQMSCPAMAQLLSNTLYYKRFFPYYAFNVLGGLDSEGKGCVFTYDAVGSYERVGYSAQGSGSTLIMPFLDNQLKSPSPLLLPAQDAVTPLSEAEAIDLVKTCFASATERDIYTGDRLEIFVVNGAGVRQELLELRKD; translated from the exons ATGCCGAAACAGCAAGCGAATTGGTCACCTTATGACAACAATGGCGG GACCTGCGTTGCCATAGCTGGAGCTGACTATTGTGTGATCGCTGCTGATACCAGAATGTCAACCGGTTACAGTATTCTCACCCGTGATTATTCCAAAATCTGCAAATT agCAGATAAAGCTTATATGGCTTCTTCAGGATTTCAAGCCGATGTGAGAGCTTTGCAAAAGGTTTTGGCAGCTAGACACTTG ACTTATCAGCATCAACATAATAAGCAGATGAGTTGCCCTGCTATGGCTCAGTTGCTTTCTAACACACTCTACTACAAACGCTTCTTTCCTTATTACGCATTCAATGTGTTGGGTGGTCTTGACAGTGAAG GAAAGGGGTGTGTATTCACGTATGATGCCGTTGGATCTTATGAGAGAGTTGGATATAGTGCTCAAGGGTCTGGTTCTACACTCATTATGCCATTCTTGGACAATCAACTAAAGTCTCCAAGCCCCCTTTTACTACCTGCTCAG GATGCTGTTACTCCTCTCTCAGAAGCAGAAGCCATTGATTTGGTGAAGACTTGTTTTGCTTCTGCCACAGAAAGGGATATATACACT GGAGACAGACTGGAGATATTTGTGGTGAATGGTGCTGGTGTTCGCCAAGAGCTCTTGGAACTGAGGAAAGACTAG
- the LOC124943887 gene encoding 65-kDa microtubule-associated protein 9-like, producing MTTVILFIFVLSSSDTITMQNHEKGNVLHLETICGSFLIELKKIWEEVGEPETITRNIILELEQECIEVCRRRVDQANQKRAQLRKATADSEAELAYICSELGERPPLHTKPIPGTLKQEFETIISQLEEMRVKKAERKNEFQEALDQIQKISNEFSLPKEDNTCIRVGDENDLSLKRLEEIHSCLIVLQKKKDDRLNEVQNHLNTLKSLCSVLDIDFNLKIQEAHPSLVDSHAIKSISDHTIQVLSAEICGLQELKTKRLEQCQDLATTMVELWTLLDTPIMDQRLFHNITKKIAASDYEITEPNALSLDLISKAEIEVKRLQQLKSSKINEVVVKKRSQLQELCQRAHLVLEAQDAVESGETDPIYLLEIIELQISKAKEEASSRKEILEKVEKWLAACEEEDWLEEYNRDDNRYNAGRGAHLILKRAEKARLLVNKIPATVEALVAKVRAWNDEKKVEFLYDGANLLTMLEQYTISKEEKEKECQRQREEKKLEGKMRAKHEVLYGSKPSPSMSGKKASGTSVGSLYNKRYSIQPALLQLTPSSSRQKGNNILAILNLYFICGRNSEVSKSQTKKKDNRKPLSPLSSSKTNIQEEIRGEKTEKRVNERIQKSSPTKIGGLIDHDYVNRTPGRLISSIPTTPSTISVAMQSAMTPFTPSVVVDEDSEYSFEENRACFARPNNSVSRPILRF from the exons ATGACTACTGTAATTTTGTTTATCTTTGTTCTTTCCAGTTCTGATACTATCACCATGCAAAATCACGAGAAAGGGAATGTTTTGCATCTGGAGACAATCTGTGGTTCTTTTCTGATTGAGTTAAAG AAAATATGGGAGGAAGTTGGGGAGCCTGAAACAATTACAAGAAACATTATTCTTGAACTTGAACAAGAGTGTATAGAAGTGTGCAGGAGGAGAGTAGATCAGGCAAACCAGAAAAGAGCCCAGTTGCGAAAGGCAACTGCTGACTCAGAAGCTGAACTTGCGTATATCTGTTCTGAATTGGGTGAACGACCACCATTACATACTAAACCT ATTCCTGGAACATTGAAGCAAGAGTTTGAGACCATTATTTCCCAACTAGAGGAAATGCGAGTGAAAAAAGCAGAAAGAAAGAATGAATTTCAGGAAGCTCTAGATCAAATACAGAAAATCTCCAATGAGTTTTCTCTGCCTAAAGAAGATAATACATGCATTAGAGTTGGTGATGAAAATGACCTGTCTTTGAAAAGATTAGAAGAGATCCATAGTTGTCTGATTGTTCTGCAGAAAAAGAAG GATGACCGCCTTAATGAAGTTCAAAATCATCTGAACACTTTGAAATCACTCTGTTCAGTGCTTGATATTGATTTCAATCTGAAAATTCAAGAGGCACATCCTTCTCTTGTTGACAGCCATGCCATCAAAAGCATAAGTGATCACACAATTCAAGTATTATCCGCTGAAATATGTGGTTTGCAGGAGCTCAAGACAAAAAGACTTGAACAG TGTCAAGATCTTGCAACGACAATGGTGGAACTTTGGACCCTATTGGATACACCGATAATGGATCAAAGATTATTTCACAACATTACAAAGAAGATTGCTGCTTCAGATTATGAAATAACTGAGCCTAATGCACTATCTTTGGATTTGATTAGTAAA GCAGAGATTGAAGTAAAGAGGCTGCAACAGTTGAAATctagtaaaataaatgaagttgTTGTGAAAAAGAGATCACAATTGCAGGAATTGTGTCAGAGAGCGCATCTAGTTCTTGAAGCGCAAGATGCTGTAGAGTCTG GTGAAACAGACCCGATATACTTATTGGAGATTATTGAGTTGCAAATTTCAAAGGCGAAGGAGGAAGCTTCTAGTAGGAAAGAAATACTAGAAAAAGTAGAGAAATGGTTAGCAGCTTGTGAAGAAGAGGACTGGCTTGAGGAATATAACAGG GATGATAACCGCTACAATGCTGGGAGGGGTGCTCATCTCATTTTGAAACGAGCAGAGAAAGCTCGTTTGTTGGTTAATAAAATTCCTG CAACGGTTGAGGCATTGGTTGCAAAAGTGAGGGCGTGGAATGATGAGAAAAAAGTTGAATTTTTATACGATGGT GCCAATCTTCTTACAATGCTTGAGCAATATACTATATCCAAGGAAGAGAAGGAGAAAGAATGTCAGAGGCAGAGA GAAGAGAAGAAACTCGAGGGAAAAATGAGGGCGAAACATGAAGTTCTTTACGGTTCTAAACCAAGTCCATCCATGAGTGGAAAAAAGGCTTCAGGTACATCAGTTGGATCTTTATATAACAAAAGATACTCAATTCAACCTGCTCTTCTTCAGTTAACTCCATCCAGTTCTAGACAGAAAGGTAACAACATTTTAGCAATTTTGAATctgtatttcattt GTGGAAGAAACAGCGAGGTTTCCAAATCTCAAACTAAGAAGAAGGATAATCGTAAACCACTATCCCcattatcatcatcaaaaacaaatattcaaGAAGAAATTCGGGGTGAGAAAACAGAAAAACGCGTTAATGAAAGAATTCAGAAATCAAGTCCAACTAAGATTGGTGGTTTGATTGATCATGATTATGTAAACAGAACTCCAGGGAGATTGATTTCATCAATACCAACAACTCCCTCAACCATATCGGTTGCAATGCAATCGGCCATGACTCCATTCACCCCTTCGGTTGTTGTTGATGAAGACTCTGAATATTCGTTTGAGGAGAATAGAGCCTGTTTCGCTCGTCCTAATAATTCGGTTTCTAGGCCTATTCTACGCTTTTAA
- the LOC124943888 gene encoding LOB domain-containing protein 30-like codes for MSINANSRIIIEACGACKFLQKRCLDDCIFAPYFDSNEGTANFESVHRIFGANNICKLLTNMPIEKRADVVFTLCLEARARLQDPIYGCISEIYTLQNQVITLEAELSSLQAQVDTQQSPLDEFDSNIGSSQQAADQRTFTGAPVDGGDGEEFAREFPIP; via the exons ATGAGCATCAATGCCAATTCTAGAATCATTATCGAAGCATGTGGGGCATGCAAATTTTTGCAAAAGAGGTGCTTAGATGACTGCATATTTGCACCTTATTTCGATTCCAACGAAGGAACTGCAAATTTCGAGTCCGTTCATAGGATTTTCGGAGCCAACAACATTTGCAAGCTTCTAACGAATATGCCGATCGAAAAAAGAGCCGATGTTGTTTTCACTTTATGTTTGGAGGCTCGTGCTCGTCTTCAAGATCCTATCTATGGTTGTATATCTGAGATCTATACTCTCCAAAATCAG gtcatAACTCTAGAAGCTGAGCTTTCGTCCTTGCAAGCCCAAGTAGACACGCAGCAGTCACCTCTGGATGAGTTTGATTCAAATATTGGATCATCTCAGCAGGCAGCCGATCAGAGAACTTTCACCGGAGCTCCGGTGGACGGTGGCGATGGGGAAGAGTTTGCTCGGGAGTTCCCTATTCCCTAA